The Castor canadensis chromosome X, mCasCan1.hap1v2, whole genome shotgun sequence genome includes a region encoding these proteins:
- the Spry3 gene encoding protein sprouty homolog 3 has product MDATVIDDFQQILPIEQLRSTHASNDYVERPPAPCKQVLSSPSLIVQTHKSDWSLATIPTALPRSLSQCHQLQPLPQHLSQSSIASSMSHSTTASDQRLLASITPSPSGQSIIRTQPGAGAHPKADGALKGEAEQSAGHPSEHLFICEECGRCKCVPCTAARPLPSCWLCNQRCLCSAESLLDYGTCLCCVKGLFYHCSTDDEDNCADEPCSCGPSSCFVRWAAMSLISLFLPCLCCYLPTRGCLHLCQQGYDSLRRPGCRCKRHTNTVCRKISSGSAPFPKAQEKSV; this is encoded by the coding sequence ATGGATGCCACAGTGATAGATGATTTCCAACAAATTTTGCCTATTGAACAGCTGCGCTCTACTCATGCTAGCAATGATTATGTGGAACGGCCTCCAGCTCCCTGTAAACAGGTCCTTTCCAGTCCTTCGCTTATAGTGCAAACCCACAAATCTGATTGGTCTCTGGCTACCATACCTACTGCTCTCCCCCGCAGTCTTAGCCAGTGCCATCAATTGCAGCCCTTGCCTCAACATCTGAGCCAATCTAGCATTGCCAGCTCAATGTCCCATAGCACCACTGCCTCTGATCAAAGGCTCTTGGCCAGCATTACACCCTCACCTTCAGGCCAATCCATCATCCGAACCCAGCCTGGAGCAGGGGCCCACCCAAAGGCTGATGGTGCTCTGAAGGGAGAAGCTGAGCAATCTGCAGGGCACCCCAGTGAGCACCTCTTCATCTGCGAGGAGTGTGGGCGCTGTAAGTGTGTCCCCTGCACAGCAGCTCGCCCTCtcccctcctgctggctgtgcaaCCAACGTTGCCTTTGCTCTGCTGAGAGCCTCCTCGATTATGGCACTTGCCTCTGCTGTGTCAAGGGCCTCTTCTATCACTGCTCCACTGATGATGAAGACAACTGCGCTGATGAGCCCTGCTCCTGTGGGCCTAGCTCTTGCTTCGTCCGCTGGGCAGCCATGAGCCTCATCTCCCTCTTCCTACCCTGCCTGTGTTGCTACCTGCCTACCCGAGGATGCCTCCATCTATGCCAGCAAGGCTATGATAGCCTTCGGCGACCAGGCTGCCGCTGTAAGAGGCACACCAACACTGTGTGCAGAAAAATCTCTTCTGGTAGTGCACCCTTTCCCAAGGCCCAGGAAAAGTCTGTATGA